From the Brassica napus cultivar Da-Ae chromosome A8, Da-Ae, whole genome shotgun sequence genome, one window contains:
- the LOC106426460 gene encoding ABC transporter B family member 28: MASSVTSLLFHHGSTRLIARSRCQSPLLRTCGVTPFLSFRSSRGGSTAPLGLPLKAKSVGLARAYVTGAPPIVGEEDPKIDGSKSEPEKEESKDLIKWGLVWSLMSKHKLRLVVCLLTLVGCSTCTLSMPVFSGRFFEVLIGARPDPLWQLLSKIAVLYSLEPIFTIVFVTNMNAIWESVMATLRAQIFRRVLIQKAEFFDKYKVGELTGLLTSDLGALNSIVNDNISRDRGFRAFSEVFGTICILFTLSPQLAPVLGLLMLAVSVLVAVYKRSTVPVYKAHGLAQATMSDCVSETFSAIRTVRSFSGEKRQMSLFGSQILAFQRSGLKLGTFKSINESITRVAVYISLLALYALGGSKVKTGELAVGTVVSFIGYTFTLTFAVQGLVNTFGDLRGSFAAIERINSILNAVDIDEALAYGLERDIHTKKVQDENLRLFLSSGPNVNIRHLDKYYMSDLKSTNNLRTLTWAGDVCLDDLHFAYPLRPDVKVLDGFSLTLRAGTVTALVGSSGAGKSTIVQLLARFYEPTQGRITVAGEDVRMFDKSEWAKVISIVNQEPVLFSLSVAENIAYGLPNDLVSKDDIIKAAKAANAHEFIISLPQGYDTLVGERGGLLSGGQRQRVAIARALLKNAPILILDEATSALDAVSERLVQSALNRLMKDRTTLVIAHRLSTVQNAHQIAVCSDGKIIELGTHSELVAQKGSYASLVGTQRLAFE; the protein is encoded by the exons ATGGCGTCTTCTGTAACCTCTCTTCTCTTCCACCACGGCTCTACTCGTCTCATCGCTCGTTCACGATGCCAATCACCTCTACTCAGAACGTGCGGAGTAACGCCATTTCTCTCCTTCCGCAGCTCGCGCGGCGGCTCCACTGCGCCGCTCGGGCTTCCGCTGAAGGCGAAATCGGTGGGATTGGCTCGCGCTTACGTCACCGGAGCGCCGCCGATCGTGGGAGAAGAGGATCCGAAGATCGATGGATCGAAATCGGAGCCCGAGAAGGAGGAATCGAAGGATTTGATCAAGTGGGGGCTTGTGTGGAGCTTGATGAGCAAGCACAAGCTCAGGCTCGTTGTTTGCTTATTGACTCTGGTTGGATGCAGCACTTGCACTCTCTCGATGCCTGTGTTTTCTG GTAGATTCTTTGAAGTGTTGATTGGCGCGCGGCCGGATCCTCTGTGGCAGCTGCTGAGCAAAATCGCTGTTTTGTATTCTTTGGAACCCATCTTTACTATTGTTTTTGTAACCAACATGAATGCTATCTGGGAAAGCGTTATGGCAACGTTACGAGCTCAGATTTTCAGAAGGGTTTTGATCCAGAAG GCAGAGTTTTTCGACAAATATAag GTAGGAGAGTTGACGGGGCTGCTTACGTCTGATCTTGGCGCTCTGAATAGCATTGTGAATGATAACATCTCAAGAGACCGTGGATTTAGGGCATTTTCTGAG GTTTTTGGAACAATCTGCATTTTGTTCACCCTATCTCCTCAACTTGCACCTGTGCTTGGTCTATTGATGCTCGCTGTATCAGTTTTAGTTG CTGTGTACAAAAGATCGACGGTTCCTGTTTATAAAGCACATGGATTAGCCCAAGCGACAATGTCTGATTGTGTATCAGAAACGTTCTCTGCAATTCGGACT GTAAGATCGTTCAGTGGTGAAAAACGTCAGATGTCTCTTTTTGGTAGTCAG ATTCTTGCTTTCCAGCGTAGCGGCTTAAAGCTTGGTACTTTCAAATCTATAAATGAATCTATAACAAGAGTTGCTGTTTATATTTCTTTGTTGGCTCTATACGCTCTTGGGGGAAGCAAGGTCAAGACG GGTGAGCTTGCTGTTGGAACAGTTGTTTCCTTCATTGGATACACTTTTACTCTAACGTTTGCT GTCCAAGGGCTCGTAAACACGTTTGGAGATCTACGTGGAAGTTTCGCTGCTATCGAGAGGATCAATTCCATTTTAAATGCAGTGGACATAGATGAGGCTCTTGCCTACGGGCTAGAAAGAGATATACATACAAAGAAAGTCCAAGATGAAAACCTTAGATTGTTCTTGTCTTCTGGTCCTAACGTGAATATCCGTCACCTCGATAAGTACTACATGTCAGATCTGAAATCAACGAACAATCTACGTACCTTGACTTGGGCAGGAGATGTCTGTCTTGACG ATTTGCATTTTGCTTATCCCCTACGACCCGATGTGAAAGTTCTTGATGGGTTCAGTTTGACGTTGAGAGCTGGGACCGTAACTGCTCTTGTTGGCTCTAGTGGTGCGGGAAAAAGTACTATTGTACAGTTATTGGCACGCTTCTATGAG CCAACACAAGGACGTATTACTGTGGCTGGAGAGGATGTGAGGATGTTTGACAAGAGTGAATGGGCTAAGGTTATCTCAATTGTGAATCAG GAACCcgttctcttttctctctctgtgGCCGAGAATATTGCATATGGTCTCCCTAATGATCTTGTGTCCAAGGACGACATCATTAAGGCAGCCAAAGCTGCCAACGCTCATGAATTCATAATCTCACTTCCCCAG GGATACGATACACTGGTGGGTGAACGAGGAGGCTTGCTTAGCGGAGGGCAGAGACAG AGAGTTGCCATAGCCCGGGCTTTGCTGAAGAACGCCCCCATCTTGATTCTCGATGAG GCCACGAGTGCGCTTGATGCAGTAAGCGAACGTTTGGTCCAGAGTGCGCTGAACCGTCTGATGAAAGACAGGACAACTTTAGTCATCGCTCACAGATTGAGCACAGTTCAGAACGCGCATCAGATCGCTGTATGCTCTGACGGGAAGATCATAGAGCTTGGAACTCATTCTGAGTTGGTGGCCCAAAAGGGATCTTATGCTTCACTTGTTGGCACTCAGAGGCTGGCCTTTGAGTAG